Proteins from a single region of Chitinibacter bivalviorum:
- a CDS encoding IS1182 family transposase, giving the protein MPRFIVGESRTQTLLLPECLEDYISADNPVRVVDQFVEYLDLKALGFDGVEPEATGRPAYHPSTMLKLYIYGYLNRIQSSRRLEREAHRNLELIWLTGRLMPDFKTIANFRKDNGPAICKVCGQFVQLCRQLSLFSNAIVAIDGSKFKAVNHRDRNYTSNKLAKQREQIEANIASYLREMEIADRQQPDIAEAKVARLQDKLARLKSQMARLDEVEAQLAKTPDKQISLTDPDARSMATSGRGSGVVGYNVQTVVDAKHHLIIAHQVTNQGHDRTQLANMAQQAKAVLAQETIEVVVDRGYYNGDEILACEQAGITVLVPKPQTSGAKADGRFGKDEFHYDPARDEYVCPGNSRLIHRFVSLEAGRYMSRYWSSDCPRCPLKTRCTPSDYRRVSRWEHEAVLEKAQQRLELQPDAMRVRRQTVEHPFGTLKAWMGATHFLMKTLKHVSTEMSLHILAYNMKRVMNIMGNQAMLVAMKG; this is encoded by the coding sequence ATGCCCAGATTCATTGTAGGTGAAAGCAGAACCCAAACATTGCTGCTGCCTGAATGCTTGGAAGATTATATCAGCGCGGACAACCCCGTCCGGGTCGTTGACCAGTTCGTTGAATACCTAGATTTAAAGGCACTCGGTTTCGATGGGGTTGAGCCAGAAGCCACTGGCCGCCCAGCCTACCATCCCAGCACGATGCTCAAGCTGTATATCTACGGTTACCTCAACAGAATCCAATCTAGCCGTCGCTTGGAACGTGAAGCCCACCGGAATCTAGAGCTGATTTGGCTCACCGGTCGCTTAATGCCCGACTTTAAAACCATCGCCAATTTCCGCAAAGATAATGGGCCAGCGATTTGCAAGGTTTGCGGGCAGTTTGTCCAGTTATGTCGGCAACTCAGTTTATTTAGCAACGCCATTGTGGCAATTGATGGCAGCAAGTTCAAAGCCGTTAATCATCGCGACCGCAACTACACCAGCAACAAACTCGCGAAGCAACGGGAGCAAATCGAAGCGAACATTGCAAGTTACCTGCGGGAGATGGAAATTGCAGACCGGCAACAGCCCGATATTGCAGAAGCCAAGGTCGCTCGCTTGCAGGACAAGTTGGCGCGACTGAAGTCGCAGATGGCCCGCCTGGATGAGGTCGAGGCTCAACTCGCCAAGACGCCAGACAAACAGATTTCACTCACCGACCCAGATGCCCGTTCCATGGCGACCAGCGGCCGTGGCAGTGGTGTTGTGGGTTATAACGTGCAAACCGTTGTCGATGCCAAGCACCATTTAATTATTGCGCATCAGGTCACCAATCAAGGGCATGACCGTACGCAGCTGGCCAATATGGCCCAACAAGCCAAAGCAGTCCTCGCACAAGAAACAATAGAGGTGGTCGTAGACCGAGGTTATTACAACGGTGATGAAATACTGGCGTGTGAACAGGCGGGCATTACGGTTTTGGTGCCGAAACCGCAAACCTCAGGTGCTAAAGCAGATGGGCGCTTTGGCAAAGATGAATTCCACTATGACCCAGCTCGTGATGAATATGTCTGCCCAGGCAATAGCCGACTAATTCATCGTTTTGTGAGCTTGGAAGCTGGGCGCTATATGAGCCGGTATTGGAGTTCTGACTGCCCACGTTGCCCGCTCAAGACCAGATGTACACCGAGTGATTACCGGCGCGTGAGTCGCTGGGAGCATGAGGCCGTACTGGAAAAAGCGCAGCAGCGATTGGAATTGCAACCAGATGCAATGCGTGTTCGACGGCAGACCGTTGAACATCCCTTTGGGACGCTAAAAGCCTGGATGGGGGCAACGCATTTCCTAATGAAGACCTTGAAGCACGTCAGTACAGAGATGAGTTTGCATATACTCGCGTATAACATGAAGCGAGTTATGAACATAATGGGAAATCAAGCAATGTTGGTGGCAATGAAGGGCTGA
- a CDS encoding phytanoyl-CoA dioxygenase family protein → MAITSFSDFGDVNAIAQVFARDGVVVLRSFAPAEQVAAIRAESMRQLELRLPPLELEAELGYPGAPKSSDAQGAATIRRLRGMATRAAVFMEWAGQQSLLQLIAQLLGSREITLTQAHHNSLMTKQPSFSSDTLWHRDVRYWRFARPELVSSWLALGDESPANGGLGFIVGSHLASFPDAAFDEREFLLPQHPSAAPWVAKAEFPTLAAGDVVLFDARTFHAASRNSTTQTKYSLVFSYHASDNLPQSGSRSASVDGISWRLDG, encoded by the coding sequence GTGGCGATTACTTCTTTTTCCGATTTTGGCGATGTGAATGCGATTGCGCAGGTGTTTGCGCGCGATGGCGTGGTGGTGTTGCGTAGCTTTGCGCCGGCTGAACAAGTCGCTGCGATACGCGCTGAGTCGATGCGTCAGCTTGAATTACGTTTGCCGCCGCTGGAGTTGGAAGCTGAGCTGGGTTACCCCGGTGCACCCAAATCGAGCGATGCGCAGGGCGCTGCAACAATCCGTCGTTTGCGCGGGATGGCGACGCGCGCTGCGGTGTTTATGGAATGGGCGGGGCAGCAATCGTTGCTGCAATTGATCGCTCAATTGCTCGGCAGCCGCGAGATCACGCTGACGCAGGCGCATCACAATAGCCTGATGACCAAACAGCCGAGTTTTAGTAGCGATACGCTGTGGCACCGCGATGTGCGCTATTGGCGTTTTGCGCGCCCAGAATTGGTGTCGAGCTGGCTGGCGCTGGGCGATGAATCGCCAGCCAATGGCGGGCTGGGTTTTATTGTTGGCTCGCATCTGGCGAGTTTTCCCGATGCCGCGTTTGATGAGCGCGAATTTCTGCTGCCCCAGCATCCCTCCGCCGCGCCTTGGGTCGCCAAAGCTGAGTTTCCGACGCTTGCTGCGGGCGATGTGGTGCTGTTTGACGCGCGCACTTTCCACGCGGCCAGCCGCAATAGCACGACGCAAACGAAGTACTCACTGGTGTTTAGTTATCATGCCAGTGACAATTTGCCACAGTCTGGCTCCCGTTCGGCGAGCGTAGACGGTATTTCATGGCGACTGGACGGATAA
- a CDS encoding glycosyl hydrolase family 18 protein, which yields MRKFLCLLALVLLSAGSAQAKSPVIAYYPFWVSYSQTKAMADLPLSRLDQLTYAFAHFAPDGQLLAGDVFADLNKTYTQPDGSMLRGNYALLKSLKAQHPQLKTVLAVGGWNYSADFSTIFADPALRLQAVQSTVLFLQQHGFDGIEIDWRYPGGHGREGNAASVKDGANLLRFVTELRAAKPELIIGVTAGVLNEQISAVPWTELAPKIDYAMLLATDFVGAWSKATGHKSPLYSDQGQLSIDSAVNTLERNGLPLAKLALLIPTQGVSFNGVASEQNGLGQIHHGVSMGSWDNEQTGATGIFGQDEIAALQLGNGFAQHWDEAAQASTYYSPSLQQFISVETPRALASKLNYARARHLLGVALWEITSDASAQSLLRQTEIAANPLRAYQNDLRLWWRYHPVWVELLAGVVVGLSVLALVSWGLIRHRRRQQQEIELSQLRCIKGIIDDLPSQLGQLRQLSLAAPASNAVQQWPLPQWAEVADRIAWQIEPLQPQTAATTARIAASNDEVGVLPQSTQPLPVHGAESSTPSPLSNLPAQLGGQRIAALSMLTQRLSEQRSLEKMLEVTLGFLADDPLIRQAEVQQLDDDEAASPVSAEPIAPASQLHAVLDDYQLNLQFKGALSEDDQLYYRSVIEQVRIVRRSLYELGKQPQLLSELYEIASRRDKLLFIRADKGYSAIFAQDLVAPSYITLRLRAIRLYFDEGVLLQVHRSYLVNPKKVQGIKKRARDTWELQIGSEMIPVSRQYLSRLRQVYPQWFSAAEPA from the coding sequence ATGCGCAAGTTCTTATGTTTACTCGCGCTGGTGCTGCTGTCGGCGGGGTCGGCGCAGGCTAAATCACCAGTGATCGCCTATTACCCATTCTGGGTGAGCTATAGCCAAACCAAAGCGATGGCTGATTTGCCGCTCTCTAGGCTCGATCAGCTCACCTACGCCTTTGCGCATTTTGCTCCCGACGGCCAATTGCTGGCGGGCGATGTGTTTGCAGATCTGAATAAAACCTATACTCAGCCTGATGGCAGTATGTTGCGCGGTAATTATGCGCTGCTCAAATCACTCAAAGCGCAGCATCCACAGCTCAAAACCGTATTGGCCGTCGGTGGCTGGAATTATTCGGCTGATTTTTCAACGATTTTTGCTGACCCCGCTTTGCGTCTTCAAGCCGTGCAGTCGACCGTTTTGTTTTTGCAGCAACATGGCTTTGACGGTATCGAGATCGACTGGCGTTATCCCGGCGGCCACGGGCGTGAGGGCAATGCGGCGAGCGTGAAAGATGGCGCTAATTTGTTGCGCTTTGTCACTGAGCTGCGCGCGGCTAAGCCTGAGCTGATTATTGGCGTGACGGCGGGCGTCCTGAACGAGCAGATTTCCGCCGTGCCTTGGACGGAGCTGGCGCCAAAAATCGACTATGCGATGTTGCTGGCGACCGATTTTGTTGGCGCGTGGAGTAAGGCGACAGGGCATAAATCTCCGCTGTATAGCGATCAAGGCCAATTGAGCATTGATTCTGCAGTCAATACCCTAGAAAGAAATGGTCTGCCATTGGCGAAATTAGCCTTGTTGATTCCAACACAGGGTGTGAGCTTTAATGGTGTGGCTTCCGAGCAAAATGGCTTGGGTCAAATTCACCATGGTGTGAGCATGGGCTCGTGGGATAACGAGCAAACAGGTGCGACGGGTATTTTTGGTCAGGATGAAATCGCGGCTTTGCAGCTGGGCAATGGTTTTGCCCAGCATTGGGATGAGGCAGCGCAGGCCAGCACTTATTACAGCCCCAGCTTGCAGCAATTTATCAGCGTCGAAACGCCGCGTGCTTTGGCCAGTAAACTCAATTATGCCCGGGCGCGGCATTTGCTGGGCGTGGCTTTGTGGGAAATCACCAGCGATGCCAGCGCGCAGAGTTTGCTGCGACAGACCGAAATTGCCGCCAATCCACTGCGCGCGTATCAAAATGATTTGCGACTGTGGTGGCGGTATCATCCGGTGTGGGTCGAGCTTTTGGCTGGGGTTGTCGTCGGTTTGAGCGTCTTGGCGCTAGTGAGCTGGGGGCTGATTCGCCATCGTCGCCGCCAGCAGCAAGAGATCGAGCTATCTCAATTGCGCTGCATTAAAGGCATCATCGATGATTTACCAAGCCAATTAGGGCAGTTGCGCCAATTGAGCTTGGCTGCGCCTGCCAGCAATGCCGTGCAACAGTGGCCGCTGCCGCAATGGGCGGAAGTGGCCGATCGCATTGCGTGGCAGATCGAGCCTTTGCAGCCTCAAACCGCAGCAACTACAGCGCGGATCGCTGCCAGCAATGATGAAGTAGGAGTACTACCTCAATCAACGCAGCCCCTGCCTGTGCATGGTGCTGAATCAAGCACGCCATCGCCACTGTCCAATCTACCCGCCCAGCTTGGCGGGCAGCGCATTGCGGCGCTGAGTATGTTGACGCAGCGTTTATCTGAGCAGCGCAGTCTGGAAAAAATGTTGGAAGTGACTTTGGGCTTTCTGGCCGACGATCCATTGATTCGCCAGGCTGAAGTGCAGCAACTGGACGATGATGAGGCCGCGAGCCCAGTTTCGGCGGAACCGATCGCGCCAGCCAGCCAGCTTCATGCCGTGCTGGATGATTACCAGCTCAATCTGCAGTTTAAGGGTGCGCTCAGTGAAGATGATCAGCTGTATTACCGCAGTGTGATTGAGCAAGTGCGCATCGTGCGCCGGTCGCTGTATGAGCTGGGCAAGCAGCCGCAGCTTTTATCTGAGCTGTACGAGATCGCTTCACGACGCGATAAATTGCTGTTTATCCGCGCCGATAAAGGCTATAGCGCCATTTTTGCGCAAGACCTGGTCGCGCCAAGCTATATCACGCTGCGTTTGCGGGCGATTCGCCTGTATTTTGATGAGGGCGTGTTATTGCAAGTGCATCGCTCCTACCTGGTGAATCCGAAAAAGGTGCAGGGTATAAAAAAACGTGCTCGCGATACTTGGGAGTTGCAAATTGGCTCGGAAATGATTCCGGTTTCTCGGCAGTATTTATCTCGTTTACGCCAGGTCTATCCGCAATGGTTTTCTGCGGCGGAACCCGCTTAG
- a CDS encoding GGDEF domain-containing protein, whose amino-acid sequence MPLNSKTPQDLVHSLAEFTGLIDRDDLAVSLCLTFFEMLPVVSLRFYRTLATGKQHRLGLLVEFDENGIRQHSAEGLNAQQNGTAPEIDPLLHGALVSESSLQVAANGNRVILGLHRQNEVYALLDLNLGKGLVPSDFRMLQGMARIYENHIALLDYGETDTLTGLLNRKTLERQFFKIVTALQNLPGVQPLQAGRRQENGMAYYFLVVLDIDHFKRINDKLGHLYGDEVLLIMAQLMRSCFRANDRLFRFGGEEFVIILGPQTREGAILALERFRKKVEQHQFPQIGQVTISGGITDIRPYEVLSITLGRADQALYAAKEGGRNKMVFFDTLPQTQVECGSDELF is encoded by the coding sequence ATGCCGCTTAATTCCAAAACTCCACAAGACCTTGTTCATTCCTTGGCGGAATTCACTGGGCTGATTGATCGCGACGATTTGGCGGTGAGTTTGTGCCTGACTTTTTTTGAAATGCTGCCCGTCGTTTCACTGCGTTTTTATCGCACTCTTGCCACGGGCAAGCAGCATCGGCTTGGGCTCTTGGTCGAGTTTGATGAAAACGGGATTCGACAGCATTCCGCTGAAGGCTTAAATGCCCAGCAAAATGGCACCGCACCCGAAATCGACCCTTTATTGCATGGCGCTCTGGTGTCGGAAAGCTCATTACAAGTCGCAGCCAATGGCAACCGAGTCATTCTCGGTTTGCATCGGCAAAACGAAGTTTATGCGCTGCTCGATTTGAACTTGGGCAAAGGCCTCGTTCCCTCCGATTTTCGAATGCTGCAAGGCATGGCTCGTATCTATGAGAATCATATCGCGCTGCTGGATTATGGCGAAACGGATACCTTGACTGGCCTGCTCAATCGTAAAACGCTGGAGCGGCAATTCTTCAAAATTGTAACTGCTTTGCAAAATTTGCCCGGCGTACAGCCATTACAAGCGGGCCGCCGCCAAGAAAACGGTATGGCGTATTATTTCCTCGTAGTACTCGATATCGACCATTTCAAACGCATAAACGATAAATTGGGCCATTTATACGGCGATGAAGTGTTGCTGATCATGGCGCAATTAATGCGGAGTTGTTTTCGCGCGAATGACCGTTTATTCCGATTTGGTGGTGAAGAGTTTGTCATCATTCTGGGGCCACAAACCCGTGAGGGCGCAATCTTGGCGCTAGAGCGTTTTCGGAAAAAAGTCGAGCAGCATCAGTTTCCACAAATCGGTCAGGTCACGATCAGTGGCGGTATTACCGATATTCGCCCTTATGAAGTGCTGAGTATCACGCTGGGGCGTGCAGACCAGGCTTTGTATGCCGCTAAAGAAGGCGGGCGAAACAAGATGGTGTTTTTTGATACTTTGCCACAAACGCAAGTAGAGTGTGGCTCTGACGAGTTGTTTTAA
- a CDS encoding substrate-binding periplasmic protein: MSRLSLRIKAMLLTVLVGVSAVGHSAELTLLVGNNPPYNDLENGKPIGMVVDIVDALLRRTPLRYSYVQYPWARALSSAQTTPDTCIFSLARLPVREDDFIWIGPLAQNKWTLFALRERNLKLANLDEARKYVVGGQRKDGKVQFLENLGFKLDLATEEEQSMKKLYAGHIDIMAGGLYTAKIIAKSIGADPEKIKPIFVFHSADLYLGCSKTTSPSSIAQLKQALAAIINDGSLQKITESHTKNFEQP; encoded by the coding sequence ATGTCGCGATTGTCGTTGCGAATAAAAGCAATGTTGCTGACTGTGCTGGTTGGGGTCAGCGCTGTGGGACACAGCGCGGAATTAACGCTACTTGTCGGCAATAACCCTCCCTATAACGATTTAGAAAATGGTAAGCCGATTGGAATGGTGGTCGATATTGTGGATGCGCTGCTGCGCCGCACTCCATTACGGTACAGTTATGTGCAATATCCTTGGGCGCGTGCTTTGAGCTCAGCCCAAACCACGCCTGACACTTGCATATTTAGCTTGGCACGGCTGCCGGTTCGTGAAGATGACTTTATTTGGATCGGCCCTTTAGCTCAAAATAAATGGACTCTGTTTGCGCTCAGAGAACGCAATCTCAAACTGGCCAACCTCGATGAGGCCCGAAAATATGTAGTTGGTGGGCAGCGCAAAGATGGGAAGGTTCAATTTCTGGAAAATTTGGGGTTTAAACTCGATCTGGCTACAGAAGAAGAGCAATCGATGAAAAAGCTCTATGCGGGTCATATTGATATTATGGCGGGTGGCCTTTACACCGCAAAAATTATTGCCAAGTCGATTGGCGCAGATCCCGAGAAAATTAAACCCATTTTTGTGTTCCACAGTGCAGATCTGTACTTAGGGTGCAGCAAGACTACGTCGCCAAGTAGTATTGCGCAGTTGAAGCAAGCCTTAGCAGCCATCATCAATGATGGTAGCTTGCAAAAAATCACCGAGAGCCACACCAAAAACTTTGAGCAGCCATAG
- a CDS encoding ATP-binding protein: MPDTSLYPIPHEPDPLNQAAPNVWQRAWAPVRNALMHSFLGRWAGRRAPNWFERLLPASLLARFLLVMTLGVLASQLIGNLIWASYLKGKSEQEVSQASSHVASGAASAIQYFQTLPPNFRHLVIEQMREMGGTRFFISTNDSEIHLHSIAPKPLSNLVIEQIRHQLSAQLPQLLDLKVDFSWPEELTVANDGTRIAELPDHWIKDTLLIQPRPAPVLVIQAQIEQGQWLYLATLMPDPFFLDNSNPLPLERWVLQFATLLTVLLLSWVVARWITGPLAALSNAAEAFGKGESPILPETGSVEFVRTAQAFAAMRERIVRYLEDREKLFTAISHDLRTPITRLKLRTEMLDDDAARAEFHEDLDELDMMVKGALQSVKDSDIHENHTSISLDAMLGRMVRDARLAGHEVAFTRCGLRVHGKPLALKRAIGNLLDNALYYGHSAEISVFEGVGKRVIVIRDHGPGVPDDALETLFDPYVRLEHGRHSNSHGHGLGLGIARNIIQAHGGELVLNNHHEGGLQAVIMLPAD; this comes from the coding sequence ATGCCTGATACCTCGCTTTACCCCATTCCGCACGAGCCCGATCCGCTGAATCAGGCTGCGCCAAATGTGTGGCAACGTGCTTGGGCCCCCGTGCGCAACGCGCTGATGCATAGTTTTTTGGGGCGTTGGGCGGGGCGCCGGGCGCCGAACTGGTTTGAGCGGCTACTGCCTGCTAGCTTGCTGGCACGCTTTTTATTGGTGATGACGCTGGGGGTATTGGCCTCACAGCTAATCGGAAACTTGATTTGGGCCTCATACCTCAAGGGTAAGTCCGAGCAAGAAGTCAGTCAGGCCTCCTCGCATGTCGCCTCGGGGGCGGCCAGCGCCATTCAGTATTTCCAAACCTTGCCGCCCAATTTCCGCCATTTGGTGATTGAGCAAATGCGTGAAATGGGCGGGACGCGGTTTTTTATTAGCACCAACGATAGTGAAATACATCTGCATAGTATTGCTCCCAAGCCGTTATCTAATTTGGTGATAGAGCAGATACGTCATCAATTAAGTGCCCAGCTACCGCAATTGCTCGATTTGAAAGTTGATTTTTCGTGGCCCGAGGAGCTGACCGTCGCCAACGACGGCACGCGCATCGCCGAGCTGCCCGATCACTGGATCAAAGACACGCTGCTGATCCAGCCGCGCCCCGCGCCGGTGCTGGTGATACAGGCGCAAATCGAGCAGGGTCAATGGCTGTATCTGGCCACGCTAATGCCCGATCCTTTTTTTCTGGATAACAGCAACCCACTGCCGCTGGAGCGTTGGGTGCTGCAATTTGCCACTTTGCTGACGGTCTTGCTGTTGAGCTGGGTGGTCGCGCGCTGGATTACCGGCCCGCTCGCCGCGTTATCGAATGCCGCCGAGGCTTTTGGTAAAGGTGAGTCGCCGATTCTGCCCGAAACTGGCAGCGTCGAATTTGTGCGCACCGCGCAAGCTTTTGCCGCGATGCGCGAGCGCATCGTGCGTTATCTGGAAGACCGCGAAAAGCTCTTTACCGCCATTAGCCACGATTTGCGCACGCCGATTACGCGGCTCAAACTACGCACCGAAATGCTCGACGACGATGCGGCGCGCGCCGAATTTCACGAAGACCTCGACGAGCTCGACATGATGGTGAAGGGCGCGCTGCAAAGTGTGAAAGACAGCGACATCCACGAAAATCACACCTCGATCAGTCTGGATGCCATGCTCGGCCGCATGGTGCGCGACGCGCGCTTGGCCGGGCATGAAGTCGCCTTCACCCGCTGCGGTCTGCGCGTGCACGGCAAGCCGCTGGCGCTCAAACGCGCAATTGGTAATCTGCTCGATAATGCGCTGTATTACGGCCACAGCGCCGAAATCAGCGTGTTTGAAGGCGTCGGCAAGCGCGTCATCGTAATCCGCGATCACGGCCCCGGCGTCCCCGACGACGCGCTCGAAACGCTGTTTGACCCCTATGTGCGCCTTGAGCACGGCCGCCACAGCAATAGCCACGGCCACGGCCTTGGACTCGGCATCGCCCGCAACATCATCCAAGCCCACGGCGGCGAGCTGGTGCTGAATAATCATCATGAAGGCGGGCTGCAAGCGGTGATTATGTTGCCGGCGGATTGA
- a CDS encoding response regulator — translation MTRKILIVDDDQKTRMLLKAYLERNQYEVLLAHDGESFNLEFERFRDELSLVILDVMLPDTDGFILCQTVRKQCNVPIIMLTASSDDTDRIVGLELGADDYIAKPYNPRELLARIKAIHRRAGLDTVNTGGRYYRFVGFTLDSVERTLHSPSGDSVKLTGLDFQLLKFFLEHPGQILDRSQLAEETRGRDIGPLDRSLDVQVSRLRQRLSDNGKQPSLIKTVRGAGYVLSAEVSLSNA, via the coding sequence ATGACCCGCAAAATATTGATTGTTGATGACGACCAGAAAACCCGCATGCTGCTGAAAGCCTATCTGGAGCGTAATCAATATGAAGTGCTGCTCGCGCACGATGGCGAGAGCTTTAATCTGGAATTCGAGCGGTTTCGTGATGAGCTGAGTCTGGTGATTTTGGATGTGATGCTGCCCGATACCGACGGCTTTATCCTGTGCCAGACCGTACGTAAGCAATGCAATGTGCCGATTATTATGCTGACTGCCAGCTCCGATGATACGGATCGCATTGTGGGGCTGGAGCTGGGCGCCGATGATTACATCGCCAAACCCTACAATCCGCGCGAACTCTTGGCGCGCATCAAGGCCATCCATCGCCGTGCCGGCTTGGATACCGTCAACACTGGCGGGCGGTATTACCGTTTTGTGGGCTTTACGCTCGATAGCGTCGAGCGCACCTTGCATTCGCCCAGCGGCGACTCGGTCAAACTGACTGGGCTGGATTTTCAATTACTGAAATTCTTCCTCGAGCATCCGGGGCAAATTCTCGACCGTAGCCAATTGGCCGAAGAAACGCGTGGCCGCGATATTGGCCCGCTCGATCGCTCGCTCGATGTGCAGGTCAGCCGCTTGCGCCAGCGCCTGTCGGATAACGGCAAGCAGCCAAGTTTGATCAAAACCGTGCGCGGTGCGGGCTATGTACTCTCCGCTGAGGTTAGCCTGAGTAATGCCTGA